A genome region from Methylohalobius crimeensis 10Ki includes the following:
- a CDS encoding L,D-transpeptidase family protein encodes MKGRRRFWVLGSLILLWLGGGIAQGREEIWVLVDTEALQLQVMRGEKPVEVFAHIAIGRAGTAREKVRGDNKTPLGSFRIGWIKENSRYHRFFGLNYPTLPYAKVGWNHGVLDDSTFRSLIRAHFEESVPPQNTPLGGFIGIHGLGRADPKIHEMFNWTRGCIALTDAQIDRLSHWIGVGTAVIIR; translated from the coding sequence ATGAAAGGGCGGCGTCGATTCTGGGTGCTTGGGAGCCTGATCTTGTTATGGCTTGGGGGCGGTATCGCCCAAGGCCGGGAGGAGATCTGGGTGCTGGTGGACACCGAGGCGTTGCAATTACAGGTAATGCGGGGCGAGAAGCCGGTCGAGGTCTTCGCGCACATTGCCATCGGCCGCGCCGGGACCGCCCGGGAAAAAGTGCGCGGCGACAATAAAACGCCTTTGGGTTCGTTTCGCATCGGCTGGATCAAGGAGAACAGCCGCTATCACCGCTTTTTCGGTCTCAATTATCCCACCCTGCCTTACGCCAAGGTGGGATGGAATCATGGCGTGCTCGATGATTCCACCTTCCGTTCCTTGATCCGGGCCCATTTCGAGGAGAGCGTCCCTCCCCAGAACACGCCGTTGGGCGGCTTTATCGGCATCCACGGTTTGGGGCGGGCCGATCCCAAAATCCATGAGATGTTTAATTGGACCCGCGGCTGCATTGCCTTGACCGACGCCCAGATCGACCGGCTCAGTCATTGGATCGGGGTGGGCACCGCCGTGATCATCCGCTAG
- a CDS encoding L,D-transpeptidase family protein has product MGGKFKSILFGGLLLASSVSADTYVLPPSDVDVVGRVEAARVQKGDTLLDIARRFDIGQNEILLANPRLDRWIPSAGAKVVLPKRFILPEAERHGIVLNIPEMRLYYFPPSRGDAPPQVITHPVSIGRMDWSTPLGTTRVVAKTQDPVWRPPESIRKEHAEQGDPLPKVVPSGPDNPLGKYALRLGIPGYLIHSTNKPFGIGMRVTHGCVRMYPEDIERLFPEIPVGTPVTLVNQPIKTGWFAGELYLEVHPPLEEADIDYEKMLERALTLIEEKTQGDASIRLHGSAFRKALEEQTGIPVKISRTAAVTLAADL; this is encoded by the coding sequence ATGGGCGGGAAATTCAAATCGATTCTGTTCGGCGGCTTGCTGTTAGCAAGTAGCGTATCCGCCGATACTTACGTTTTGCCACCGTCGGACGTGGACGTGGTCGGCCGGGTGGAAGCCGCACGGGTTCAGAAAGGCGATACCCTCCTGGATATCGCGCGCCGCTTCGATATCGGCCAAAATGAAATTCTTTTGGCCAACCCTCGTTTGGATCGGTGGATCCCGTCGGCGGGAGCAAAAGTCGTGCTCCCCAAGCGATTCATCCTGCCGGAAGCCGAGCGCCACGGAATCGTGCTCAATATCCCGGAAATGCGCCTCTATTACTTTCCGCCGTCCCGGGGCGATGCGCCTCCCCAAGTCATTACCCACCCGGTCAGTATCGGCCGCATGGATTGGTCCACCCCCTTGGGAACGACCCGGGTGGTGGCCAAGACCCAGGATCCGGTCTGGCGTCCGCCCGAATCCATTCGCAAAGAACATGCCGAGCAAGGCGATCCGTTGCCGAAGGTGGTGCCATCGGGCCCCGACAATCCGTTGGGAAAATATGCCCTCCGTTTGGGAATCCCGGGCTATTTGATTCACAGTACCAACAAGCCATTCGGAATCGGCATGCGCGTCACCCACGGCTGCGTGCGCATGTACCCGGAAGACATCGAAAGGCTGTTTCCGGAAATCCCGGTGGGAACACCGGTCACGCTGGTCAATCAGCCGATCAAAACGGGATGGTTCGCCGGCGAGCTGTATCTTGAAGTTCACCCGCCTCTGGAGGAAGCCGATATCGACTACGAGAAAATGTTGGAGCGAGCGCTCACTTTGATCGAAGAAAAAACCCAAGGCGACGCTTCCATCCGGCTGCACGGTTCGGCCTTCAGAAAAGCGCTCGAGGAACAAACGGGAATTCCCGTGAAAATTTCCCGCACTGCCGCGGTCACTCTAGCGGCAGACCTCTAG
- a CDS encoding Lpp/OprI family alanine-zipper lipoprotein, translated as MLKTLVKISAVAVAMGVMTGCANNSKHMQEMHDRFAAIESRLSDVESAADAAMKEARSAHEHAYQAEEMAQKCHEECKAHGAKMDKLFQKSMMK; from the coding sequence ATGTTGAAGACGTTGGTAAAAATCTCCGCAGTGGCTGTCGCCATGGGTGTCATGACCGGTTGTGCCAACAATTCGAAGCACATGCAGGAAATGCATGACCGCTTCGCGGCGATCGAATCGCGTCTGTCTGACGTGGAAAGCGCCGCCGATGCGGCCATGAAAGAAGCCCGCAGCGCCCATGAGCACGCTTATCAGGCCGAGGAGATGGCGCAGAAATGCCATGAGGAATGCAAAGCCCATGGCGCCAAAATGGACAAGCTGTTCCAAAAATCCATGATGAAATAA